A single region of the Manihot esculenta cultivar AM560-2 chromosome 12, M.esculenta_v8, whole genome shotgun sequence genome encodes:
- the LOC110627676 gene encoding protein phosphatase 1 regulatory subunit INH3 — MRQTSSSSSTITTTVTMENPGQQQQQQQPQSLVLRLNVCSDGSEEGGSKGKGGVIRKKKKVTWKEGTVDNEFMKKKSSKKCCIFHKEKPFDEDYSDDDDDHNHDHKSDGACSSKGNCGNLNSVAG; from the coding sequence ATGAGACAAACATCATCGTCTTCTTCCACTATCACCACCACTGTCACCATGGAAAATCCTGGCCAACAACAGCAGCAACAACAACCTCAATCTCTGGTTTTGCGGCTAAATGTCTGTTCGGATGGGAGTGAGGAAGGAGGAAGTAAGGGTAAGGGGGGAGTAATtcggaagaagaagaaggtcaCTTGGAAAGAGGGCACTGTTGACAATGAGTTCATGAAGAAGAAGAGCTCCAAAAAATGTTGCATCTTCCATAAGGAAAAGCCCTTTGATGAAGATTACagcgatgatgatgatgatcataatcatgatcacAAATCTGATGGCGCCTGTTCTTCCAAGGGCAATTGTGGCAATTTGAATTCAGTGGCTGGTTGA